A genomic region of Saccopteryx bilineata isolate mSacBil1 chromosome 1, mSacBil1_pri_phased_curated, whole genome shotgun sequence contains the following coding sequences:
- the SEMA6B gene encoding semaphorin-6B produces the protein MQTPRAPPPRPALLFLLLLGGAHGLFPEEPPPLSVAPRDYLNHYPVFVGSGPAALPEGAEDLNIQRVLRVNRTLFIGDRDNLYRVELEPPTSTELRYQRKLTWRSNPSDINVCRMKGKQEGECRNFVKVLLLRDESTLFVCGSNAFNPVCANYSINTLQPLGDNISGMARCPYDPKHANVALFSEGMLFTATVTDFLAIDAVIYRSLGERPTLRTVKHDSKWFKEPYFVHAVEWGSHIYFFFREIAMEFNYLEKVVVSRVARVCKNDVGGSPRVLEKQWTSFLKARLNCSVPGDSHFYFNVLQAVTGVVSLGGRPIVLAVFSTPSNSIPGSAVCAFDMTQVAAVFEGRFREQKSPESIWTPVPEDQVPRPRPGCCAAPGMQYNASSAFPDEILNFVKTHPLMDEAVPSLGHAPWIVRTLTRHQLTRVAVDVGAGPWGNQTIVFLGSEAGTILKFLIWPNASALGASGPSVFLEEFETYRPDRCGQSGGSETGQRLLSLELDVVSGGLLVAFPRCVVRVPVARCQQYSGCMKNCIGSQDPYCGWAPDGSCIFLSPGTRVTFEQDVSGASTSGLGDCTGLLRASLSEERAGLVSVNLLVTSSVAAFVVGAVVSGFSVGWYVGLRERRELARRKDKEAILAHGGSEAVLSVSRLGERRAGGPGGRGGGGSGAGGPPEALLAPLMQNGWTKATLLQGGPHDLDSGLLPTPEQTPLPQKRLPTPHPHALGPCAWEHSHPLLPASASSSLLLLAPARAGEQPPAPCRASHNDFPLTPHASPDRRRVVSAPTGPVDPTGATDNLPRPWSPPPTGSLRRPGPHAPAATTLRRTHTFNSGEGRPGDHHRGRHARPSTDLAHLLSYGGTDRTAPPVP, from the exons ATGCAGACCCCGAgagccccccctccccgcccggcCCTATTGTTTCTGCTGCTTCTGGGAGGTGCCCACGGACTCTTCCCCGAGGAGCCACCGCCACTCAGTGTGGCCCCAAGGGACT acCTGAACCACTATCCGGTGTTCGTGGGCAGCGGGCCAGCAGCCCTCCCAGAGGGTGCTGAGGACCTCAATATCCAGCGGGTCCTGCGGGTCAACAGGACGCTCTTCATTGGGGACAG GGACAACCTGTACCGGGTggagctggagccccccacttcCACGGAGCTTCGGTACCAGAGG AAGCTGACCTGGCGCTCCAACCCCAGTGACATCAATGTGTGTCGGATGAAGGGCAAGCAGGAG GGCGAATGTCGAAACTTTGTAAAGGTGCTGCTTCTTCGGGACGAATCCACACTCTTTGTGTGTGGTTCCAATGCCTTCAACCCAGTGTGCGCCAACTACAGC ATAAACACACTACAGCCACTTGGGGACAACATCAGTGGCATGGCCCGCTGCCCATATGACCCCAAACACGCCAACGTCGCCCTTTTCTCTG AAGGAATGCTCTTCACAGCTACTGTTACCGACTTTCTAGCCATTGATGCTGTTATCTACCGCAGCCTCGGAGAGCGCCCCACTTTGCGCACAGTGAAACATGACTCCAAGTGGTTTAAAG AGCCCTACTTTGTGCACGCAGTGGAGTGGGGCAGCCACATCTATTTCTTCTTCCGGGAGATCGCAATGGAGTTTAACTACCTGGAGAAG GTGGTGGTGTCCCGCGTGGCCCGGGTGTGCAAGAATGATGTGGGGGGCTCCCCTCGTGTGCTGGAGAAGCAGTGGACGTCCTTCCTGAAGGCGCGGCTCAACTGCTCGGTGCCTGGGGACTCCCACTTCTACTTTAATGTGCTGCAGGCCGTCACGGGCGTGGTCAGCCTGGGAGGCCGGCCCATAGTCCTTGCTGTCTTCTCCACCCCCAGCAACAG CATTCCCGGCTCTGCTGTCTGCGCCTTTGACATGACACAGGTGGCTGCCGTGTTTGAAGGCCGTTTCCGCGAGCAGAAGTCCCCTGAGTCCATCTGGACACCTGTGCCAGAGGATCAGGTGCCGCGGCCCCG GCCTGGGTGCTGTGCAGCTCCCGGCATGCAGTACAACGCCTCTAGCGCCTTCCCGGATGAGATCCTCAACTTTGTCAAGACCCACCCCCTGATGGACGAGGCGGTGCCCTCACTGGGCCACGCACCCTGGATAGTGCGGACACTGACACG GCACCAGCTGACTCGAGTGGCTGTGGATGTGGGTGCCGGCCCCTGGGGCAACCAGACCATCGTCTTCCTGGGCTCTGAGGCAGGCACTATCCTCAAGTTCCTCATCTGGCCCAATGCCAGTGCCTTGGGCGCCTCTGGGCCCAGTGTCTTCCTTGAAGAGTTCGAGACCTACCGGCCAGACAG GTGTGGACAGTCAGGTGGCAGTGAAACAGGGCAACGGCTGCTGAGCCTGGAGTTGGATGTGGTCTCAGGAGGCCTGCTGGTGGCCTTCCCTCGCTGTGTGGTCCGTGTGCCTGTGGCCCGCTGCCAGCAGTACTCAGGATGCATGAA GAACTGCATTGGCAGTCAGGACCCCTACTGCGGGTGGGCCCCTGATGGTTCCTGCATCTTCCTCAGCCCTGGTACCAG GGTGACCTTTGAGCAGGATGTGTCCGGGGCTAGCACCTCAGGCTTAGGAGACTGCACAG GACTCCTGCGGGCCAGCCTCTCAGAGGAGCGCGCCGGACTGGTATCAGTGAACCTACTGGTGACATCGTCAGTGGCGGCTTTTGTGGTGGGTGCCGTGGTGTCGGGCTTCAGCGTAGGCTGGTACGTGGGCCTCCGCGAGCGACGTGAGCTAGCCCGCCGCAAGGACAAGGAGGCCATCCTGGCCCACGGGGGCAGCGAGGCCGTACTGAGCGTGAGCCGGCTGGGCGAGCGCCGGGCAGGTGGCCCTGGTGGCCGGGGCGGGGGTGGCAGTGGAGCTGGGGGACCCCCTGAGGCCCTGCTGGCCCCCTTAATGCAGAATGGGTGGACCAAGGCCACACTGCTTCAGGGTGGCCCACACGACCTGGACTCTGGGCTGCTGCCCACACCCGAGCAGACACCGCTGCCCCAGAAGCGCCTGCCCACCCCGCACCCCCACGCCCTGGGCCCCTGTGCCTGGGAGCACAGCCACCCCCTgctcccagcctctgcctcctcctccctgctgctgctggcccctGCCCGGGCCGGGGAGCAGCCCCCTGCGCCCTGCCGGGCCTCCCACAACGACTTCCCACTCACGCCCCACGCCAGCCCAGACCGCCGACGGGTAGTGTCAGCACCCACGGGCCCCGTGGATCCAACCGGGGCCACCGACAATCTCCCTCGGCCTTGGAGCCCACCACCCACAGGCAGCCTTCGGAGGCCAGGTCCCCACGCCCCAGCAGCCACCACCCTGCGCCGCACGCACACGTTCAACAGCGGCGAGGGCCGGCCAGGTGACCATCACCGTGGCCGCCATGCCCGGCCCAGCACAGACTTGGCCCACCTTCTCTCTTACGGTGGGACAGACAGGACTGCGCCCCCCGTGCCCTAG